The nucleotide sequence AGTGGAAAACGAGCCCGCCACCGGCATGGCCGCGGCCAGTTCGCCCAGGCTGGTCATCAGAAAATAGACCATCAGGCCGATCAGCGCATAACCCAGCAACGCCCCGCCCGGGCCGGCCTGCGCAATGGTGTTGCCCGACGCCACGAACAGGCCCGTGCCGATAGAGCCGCCCACGGCAATCATGGACAAATGGCGGGATGCCAGCGTGCGCCGCAGCCCGCCGGGCGTGGACACGTCTTTGCTGGGCATGCCGGCGGCGTGGCGGGTATCGGATTCGGCCAAGATGGGGTTCCTGTGAATGGCGGGGCGCCCTGGAAGGCTGGCAACCCCGCAAAACCAGGAAGAATAACGCGTCCCGCCCAGGCCCAGGGCGGTGCACAGGACTAGTCCTGCGCGGCGACCCGGTCCAGCGCCGCCATGGCGCCGGCCGGCAGCGCCAGCGAACCGGCGGCCAGGTTTTCCTGCAAATGCGCCAGCGACGACGTGCCCGGAATCAGCAGAATATTGGGCGAACGCCGCAGCAGCCAGGCCAGCGCCACCTGCATGGAGGTGGCGCCCAGGTCTTGCGCCACCTGGGACAGCCCGGCCGATTGCAGCGGGCTGAAGCCGCCCAGGGGAAAGAACGGCACGTAGGCGATGCCATCGCCCGCCAGGGCGTCGATCAGCGCGTCATCGCCACGGTGCACCAGGTTGTAGTGATTTTGCACGCACACGATCGGGCACAGGCCGCGGCCCTGGGCAAGCTGCGCGGCGGTCACGTTGCTGAGGCCGATGTGCCTGATCAGGCCTTGCTGCTGCAAACCCGCCAGCACCGCCAGGGGTTCCTCGATCGACCCTTCGGCCGGGCCATGCACGTCGAACATAATGCGCAGATTCACCACGTCCAGCACGTCCAGGCCCAGATTGCGCAAATTGTCGTGCACCGCCTGCGTCAGTGCCCGCGGCGAATAGGCGGGCAACCAATTGGCCTGGTCGTCGCGCACCGCGCCCACCTTGGTCACCATGGTCAGGTCCGGGCGATAAGGGCTGAGCGCCTCGCGGATGATCTGGTTGGTAATGTGCGGGCCATAGAAATCGCTGGTGTCGATGTGCGTTACCCCGCTTTCCACCGCCGCGCGCAGCACCGCCACGGCGGCGGCGCGGTCCTTCGGCGGGCCGAAGACTTTGGGGCCGGCAAGCTGCATGGCGCCGTAGCCCATGCGGGACACCTTGCGTTCGCCCAGCAGATACGTGCCGGCCTGGTCGACATGGTTCATGGCAGTCACCTTGAATAATGAAGCGCCCAGTCTAGGCCTTGACCCGCCGCTCGATAAGTACGCACAATCAGCACAGTTTGTGCGGAAATCCGGACAATGAAAACCAACTTGAGCGACCTGAACGCCTTCGTCGCCGTCGTGGCGGCCAAGGGCTTTCGCGGCGGCGCCCGGCAAAGCGGCGCCAGCGCATCGGCCGTCAGCGAAGCCGTGCGCCGCCTGGAAACCCAATTGGGCGTGCGGCTGCTGCATCGAACCACGCGCTCTGTAGTACCCACCGAAGCCGGCCAGCGCCTGCTGGAACGCCTGGCGCCGGCGCTGGGCGAGGTAGAGGCGGCGCTGGATGTCGTCAACCATTTCCGCGACCGGCCTGCCGGCACGCTGCGCCTGAACGTGCCCGTCAGCGCCGTGCGCCTGGTGCTGCCCGCCATCGTGCCCGGTTTTCTGGCGGCTTATCCCGACATCGTGCTGCACGTGGTGGCCGACGACAACTTTGTCGACGTGCTGGCAGAAGGCTGCGATGCCGGCATCCGGTACGACGAGCGGCTGGAACAGGACATGATCGCCGTACCAATTGGTCCGCGCGTACAGCGCTTTGCTTGCGCGGCGGCGCCGGGTTATCTGAAGCGCCATGGCCGGCCCAGGCATCCCCGCGAGATCCTGGAACATTCATGCCTGCGTTTTCGCTTTCATAGCGGAGTAATGCCGGCCTGGGAATTCAAGCGGAAAAAAGAGATGCTGAAGCTCGATCCCCCGGCGAAGCTAATCGTACAGGCAGGCGCGGCAGTCGATCTGGCCATCGAGGCGGCGGCGGCAGGGACGGGAATGATTTATTTGTTCGAGGACTGGCTACGGCCGTACCTGGACCGCGGAGAGCTCGAACCGGTGCTGGAAGACTGGTGGCCGGAGTTTTCAGGGCCGTTTCTTTATTACCCGGGGCGAAGATTGGTGCCGGCGGCGTTGAAGGCATTCGTGGAGTATGTGCGGGAATGCAATATCAACCAGGGGCAGGCACTGGTCTGACCAGTTCAAGCAGCAGAAAGGCCTCCAGAGCGTAACTTTCCGTTTATTCTGATTGACATTTCCTAACCTTCGGAGCAATGTCACCAACGTTTCAACACGGGGATTAATTTCGATTTACTGGGGCGTGGGTTTGTAGATTTATCAGCAAGTACTGATAAACGCGGCACATGCTAGCTCGCCACAACAGGAGACAGTTCTAAATGAACGACAGAGTGGACGACATAAGCAATTCGAAAGGAATCAGCCGCCGCACCCTTCTCAAAATGGCAGCCACCACAGGCGCTGCCGCGATAGTCTCGCCGCGTATTGTCATGGCGGCCGGCGAGCAACCCGTGAAGTTCGGCGTAGACAATCCGGTGACGGGAACCTACGCAATCACCGGCAGGAATGAGTTGCAAGGCATGCAACTCGCCATCGAGGAAATCAATGCCAAGGGCGGCATCCTGGGGCGCCAGGCCGTGCTGGTCGTTGAAGATTCAACCAGCGGCGATGCCGGGGTGGCGGTACAAAAAGCGCGCAAACTCATCGACCGTGACAAGGTCGATTTTCTTATCGGCAATGTGAATTCCGGCCTGACCGAAGCCATTTCCCAGGTGGCGCACGCGAAAGGCGTATTCATGCTGGACCCGGGCGGGCACGCCGACCCCATCACCGGCACCGAATGCCACTGGAACGTGTTCCAGACCTGCCCTTCCACCACCTTGCTGGTCAACGCAATCGCGCCCGATCTGATCAAACGCTTCGGCAAGAAGTTCTACTTCCTGGTTCCCGATTACGCGTTCGGCCATGGCCTGCTGCAAGCCTATAACGCCAACCTGAAAAAGTATGGCGCCACCAACGTCGGCGCCGACCTGATCCCCCTGGGCACCGCCGACTATTCCTCTTACCTTATCAAGGCGCAGTCGGCCAGCCCGGACGTAATCGTCATTCTGCAAAACGGTGACGACCAGACCAACGTCCTGAAGCAGGCGGTACAGTTCGGCCTGGACAAGCGCTTTCACATCGCGGGCGCGAACATCGAGCTCGAAACGCTGGAAGCGCTGCCGCCGAACGCGCGCATCGGCAACTGGGTCATCGAGTGGTACTGGAACCAGCCCGATGTGCCGCACGTGCAAGCGTTCGTCGACGCCATCAAGAAGAAGACCGGCCGGGTGCCCACAGCGCGCACCTGGTTCGGCCACACATCCATCCACGCCTGCGCGCTGGCGGCCGCAAAGGCAAAATCGCTGGATGCGGTGAAGATGGCCAGGGCGCTGGACGGGCTTGTGCTGCCGCCCGAGGTCGCGCTGCAGCCTGGCCAGGCCGTCTATCGGGCCGACCAGCACCTGCTTATCGGCACGCTGTGGGCCGGCCACGCGCAGACCCAGGGCAAGGGCGACGACGACCTGTTCCATATCGATACCATCATCGATAGCAAAACCATCGCGCCAACCATCGCAGAAGCCGGCTGCAAGATGTCCTGGCCCACCTGACGGCCTGCGCCATTGAACAACCGGGCCCATCCGCGCGCTAGCGCGGATGGCCCGGTTCGCATCAATCCCGTCATACCCTGAGCCAGGCAGATGCGCCCCTGCCGGGGACGAATCTTGCCGCTTTAACGGAGAACTGGCGTGACCCAGTTGATCCTTTTCAACATATTCAACGGGTTGGTCATCGGCGCGTTCTATGCGCTGATGGCCCTGGGCCTGTCCCTGATCATCAACCTGACCAACGTCATCAACTTCGCCCACGGCGAATTCCTTGCGCTGGGCGGCTACATCGCCTTTACGCTGGACCCCTACCTGGGATTCTGGTGGGCGCTGATCGTGTCGCCGTTCATCACGGCGATCATCGGCCTGATCGTCGAGCGCGTGCTGATACGCCCCCTGTACAACCGCGACCCGCTCTACAGCCTGCTGCTTACATTCGGGCTGGCCTACGTGCTGCAGGATTCGATCCGCTTCATCTGGGGCGCGCAGGGCTTGCCGCTGCAGACTCCCGCCATCCTGAACTCGCCGCTCAGCCCCACGCTGTTCTTCCTGACGGGCTACCGGGTCTTCATGGTGGCCCTGGTGGCGGCGGCCGTGACGGTGCTGTTCTACGTATTGAAGAAAACCCGCGTGGGCATGCGCATACGCGCCGGCACGCTCGACCTGGAAATGGTGTCCGCCCTGGGCGTGGATGTGCGCATCCTGCGCAATCTCAACTTCGGCCTGGGCATCTTTTTTGCGGGCCTGGCCGGCGTACTGGCGGCCGGCATGCTGGGGCTGACGCCCACCATCGGCGAAGCCCTGATCATGCCCAGCTTCGTGGCGGTCATCGTGGGCGGCCTGGGCAGCCTGGTCGGCACCCTGTTCGGCGGCCTGGTAATAGGCGTAGCAGCGGGCGTCGTGACGGTGTTCTATCCGTCGGCCTCGGAAGCGTCCATCTACGTGATCATGGCGATCGTGCTGTTGTTCCGGCCATACGGCCTGTTTGGCGAAAAAGGCGGGACCAAACTGTGAATCACCGCATGAACATATCAAAGCATTATCAGTGGATTCTGTGGGCCGTGCTGTTGAGCATGCCGTACTGGATCACGGCCCTGGGCGGATATACCGACCTTGCCACACGCCTGCTCGTCATCGGGCTGGCGGCCATGGCAACCAACCTGCTGGTCGGCCATACCGGAGTCAATTCGTTCGGCCATGCCGCCTACTTCGGCCTGGGCGCGTACGCCACGGGCCTGACCCTGAAGTACCTGATGCCGAGCACGCCCGCGGCCTTCGTCGTGGGCGTCCTGGTCGGCACACTGGGCGGCATGCTGATCGGCGCCCTGATCGTCAGGCTGCGCGGCATTTACTTCGCGCTGGCCACCATCGCCTTCGGCCAGGTGTTCTACTTCATTGCCTTCCGCTGGAACTCGGTCACCGGCGGGGACAACGGCCTGCGCGGTTTCCACCGCCTGGCCATAGACCTGGGCTTCGTGGAATTCGACATCACGTCCAGCCTGGCCTTTTACTACGTCGCGCTGGCCGTCCTGGCGCTGTGCGCGTATGCCATGGCCACCATCCTGCGGTCTCCGTTCGGGCATACGCTGCAGGCCATCCGCGAAAACGAACGGCGTGCGCAGTTCCTGAGCATTCCGGTCAACCGCCACATCTGGATCGCCTACACCATCTCGTGCTTCTTCGTGTCGGTGGCGGGCTCGCTGTACGCCCTGCTGAACAACTTCGCCAGCCCCCACGACCTGTACTGGACGCAGTCGGGCGACTTCGTGCTCATGGCGGTCATCGGCGGCATGCGTTCTTTCTGGGGCCCGCTGCTCGGGGCCGCCATCTTCGTGCTGGCGCAGGACTACCTTTCCGGCGTTACGCAAGACTGGATGTTCTTCATCGGGATGATCTTCGTGCTGGTCGTGCTGCTTATTCCCCGCGGTATCGCCGGACTTTTCCAGCGGAGGGCACAATGAGCCTGCTCCAGGTCCATAACGTTTCCCAGCATTTCGGCCAGCTGGTGGCGGTGAACGACGTCTCGCTCACCGTCGAACCCGGAGAACTGCACGCGATCATCGGCCCGAACGGCGCGGGCAAGACCACGTTCTTCAACATGATCAGCGGGTTCTACCGGCCCACGCGAGGCCGCATCGTGTTCGACGGCGCCGACGTCACCGACGTGCAGCCACAGAACCGCGTGGCCATGGGCATGGCGCGCACCTTCCAGATTACCGAAGTGTTTCGCGAGCTGACCGTGCGGGAAAACCTGCGCGTTGCCGTCGAAGTGACGCAAGGCCTGAGGCTGAAGCTGTTTCGTTCGCGGCAACAGGCCCGTGAAACCGAAGACCGCATCGACGAATTGCTGGATTTGGGCGGGCTGACGGACAAGGCCGAACGCCTGGTCGGCGAACTGTCGCACGGCGACCAGCGTTCGGCGGAAATCATGATGGCGCTTGCATTGAAACCCAAGCTGCTGCTGCTGGACGAACCGGCGGCGGGCATGGGCAACAAGGAAACCTACGAAACCGCGCTGCTGATACGCAAACTGCACCGCGCGCAAAAGCTGACGATCGTGCTGGTTGAACACGACATGCGCGTCATTTTCAACCTGGCCGACCGCATTACGGTGCTGACCGAAGGCGAAGTGCTGGAACAGGGCACACCCGAGCAGATCGCCGCCAGCGAGAAAGTGCAAGTTGCTTATCTGGGGGAATCACATGAAGGCGCTTGAGGTACAGCAACTGAATACCTTCTACGGCAAAAGCCACATCCTTCATGGCATTGATATTGAAGTCAACGAAGGTGAACTGGTCACGCTGCTGGGCCGCAATGGCGCGGGCAAATCCACCACGCTGCGCAGCATCATGGGGCTGACGCCGGCCCGCGCCGGCCACGTGAAAATATTCGGCACCGATTCCACGCACCTGCCGCCGTTTCGCATCGCCGGCCTGGGCGTAGGCCTGGTGCCGGAGGGGCGCCGTGTTTTCTCGAACCTGACCGTTGAAGAAAACCTGAAGGTGCCGGTAGACCGCCCGGGGCCGTGGAATATCGCCCGCGTGTATAAAGCCTTTCCGCGGCTGGCCGAACGCAAGGGCCACAAGGGCGGGCAGCTATCCGGGGGCGAGCAGGAAATGCTGTCCATCGCCCGCGTCCTGCTGCTTAACCCCAGGCTGCTGATGCTGGACGAGCCATCCCAGGGCCTGGCGCCGCTGATCGTGCAGAACGTATTCGACATTATTGTGGCCGCGCGCAACGAAGGCGCGGCGGTGCTGCTGATCGAACAGAACGTGCGGGCTGCAATTGGGGTGGCCGATCGTGCCTATGTGCTGGACCGGGGGACTATTACGTATAGCGGCGTTGCGTCGGAGTTTGGGAAGGACGAGCAGCGCGTGCAGGAATTGGCGGGGGCTAGTGCGCAGAAATGGGAGTTTCCGGAGGATTGATTGGGGTGGGGTGGTGGAGGCCGGTTGGGTCGGAGACTGTCATTCGCGAGTGTCTGCTGTCGACCCTGAACGGACATCATATTCGACGATAACCATATCTGGGGAGCGCCTTGGGATCGCTGAAATTACAGTTTGAGACAGCCCTCCTCAATCGACAACTCCAAGATCCTTAGCAATAGCTTCACGTAATGCGCTTACTTCCGGACTGCTCAGAATCAACTCAATTGCAGCAATAAACTCGAGGTACACGACATCGATCTTTTCCGGCTCGTATGTGAATTTTGAAGATTGGTCTTCTTCGAAAGTGTCCGGGTTGAAGCCGATAGTTGGAATCCCATCTGGCAGTCCTAGTCCTATCGAATCACGCGCCTCATGCGCCCCAGCTCGTGGAGTTTCACTTCGGAAAGGTTGCCCTTCGGCATCGGATCGCATAGACCACGACGATAACCAGCGAAAACAGGATGTGGAATCCGTTGCCGCCCCAGTTCACCGCGGTCTGGTTGAACACGTAATTCACCGATGCCGCATCGATGCCCATCATGTCGAGCAGCCCTATCCGCGGCTGCACCGCCGTGGGCGGCCGGGGCGGAAGCACGGTTTCGACGCTGGACTTGACCAGGGCAGAGACAAAACCGGCGACGATACCCACGCCAACCAGGGCACCCAGCGTGCTTTTACAGGGCTGAAGCGTGTCCGATGCCTGCACAGTAAATTCCTTTAAGAAAGAATCCGGGCTGGTGACCCGACACAAAGACTTCGGTTCCTGGATGCTGCCTTGGCTGTATTGGATAGGCCTGCGGCGTGATCGGGGTGGAAGTGTCCTCCCATCGCCGGCGCCTGGGCTAAATCGATATCGAGACGTCAAAATCGAAATCCCCAAGAAAAATCAGTACATTAACCCGAATCGATTAAGCAGAAGAAAGGCGGGTTTTTGCTACGGCCACAGTCAATGACCAGCTCTGGTTAAGTTTTCCCCACATGTCATCGGCCCACAGCATCGACAGGTAACCCCAACGCGGCTCGGCTCGCAAAAGTAGAGGTTTAATCTCCAACTATGACCGATAAGTGCTGCGACCAATATAGATTAGAAGGAAGAATCGATGACCGATCAGCGCCTCGCTAATAAATTTGCTGGACTAGATGATGCACATACCCGCTTTGTTCTGATGCACAGAACTCTGGGGCTTCCAGTTCTGCACCACCCTCGCCCTCTTGGAATAATCAGAACTAAGGCCCGTGCAAAGTGGATGCAATCTGAAATCGACGAGCTACGTCGAGCGGTAGATATTGTCGACCAAGTTGACGCGTTAATGGACATCCTATGTCACGTGATGGGAGCGTTGGTGGAAATGGGGGTACGTCCTGGAGTGCCCATGACGTTAGTTTATGAAAGCAATCTGGCAAAATTGTGGCCGGATGGTGTTGCCCGACTCGATGTCGATGGGAAGTTGTTAAAGCCGCCAAATTGGGAGGGGCCGGAGAAAGCAATACAGCGCTGGCTGTCGGAATTAGGACTAAAGACGGCGGTGGACGAGGGAAACCCCTGATTAGCATATGTAACCGATATGTTCTACATTTTGCTGCATGGTTACCTTAGCCCGTTCGGACAAGCGGTTGCTTTTGCTCAGTGGTGCGGTAGCGGGAGGCAAAACCTCCATAGCTAACGCGCTGCTGAGCACCCATGGATTTCGCAAGATCAATACCAGTGCCCACCTTAGCGCGCTCGCCTCGGCCCAAGCACTCCCCATTGAGCGAACCGCTTTACAGAATTTGGGTGACATGCTCGATGTGCAGACCGATTACCGCTGGCCGGTAACGGTAGCCTTAGAACAGATCCACGAAGCCCAGAGCAACGCGCTGTATTGGCTACTTGATGCAGTAAGAAAGCCGCAACAGGCAGCACAATTCCGAACTGCTTTCGTTCATGTACTACACGTGCATGTCATCGCATCTGAAGAAATTCTGCGCAGGCGCTTCGCACAGCGCCAGACCGTAGATCAAGGATTAGACGCAAGTATCAACTATGAGGCGGTAGTGTGCCATCCGAACGAGGTGGCATCGCGGGCGCTCGGCTCCATTGCAGACGTCATCTATGACTCGGGAAACAAATCTGCAGAAATTATTGCTGAAGACATTTTCAAGATAATCCAAGGACTACACCATGGACCAAGTAGTGTTGATCAGCGGGCACCTCGGCGCTGGTAAAAGCGGGCTAGCCCGGATACTGGAGTCCGAGTTTGATTATCTTCGCTTTAGTAGCAGTGAGTTCTTAAGACAGGAGGCCACACGACGAGGCAGGGCATTGGACCGAAAATCGCTGCAAGAGCTCGGCGACATATTAGACCGGGAGACCGACGACGCTTGGCTCTATCGAGCGGTATGCAAGATGGCGCAATCGCAGAGGAATAGCTTACTGCGAATAGTGGTCGACAGCGTGCGGACTCGCAAACAACTTGAGCATTTCCGCCAAGACCACGCCCTGCCATGTGTACATGTCCATCTCTATGGCCAAACCGTCGCATTACGTAAGCGATTTCACGAACGCCAAGACCGAGACGCGGCACCGGACTATGTGGAAGCCGATTTAATCAAGAGCGAGAAGGATATCGAGGGTTTCAAGGGTGACGCAGACCTCCGCGTCAACACCACGAAAAACGACAATCGAGACACAATTGCTCGGGTCGCCGCTAGCTTAGGGTTGTTTTCTGCCCCCGACGTGCGTTGCGTGGACGTGCTGGTTGGCGGGCAGTATGGAAGCGAAGGGAAAGGGCATGTTGTCGCCTATCTCGCCAAGGAGTACGACGTGTTGGTACGTGTTGGCGGCCCCAATGCTGGTCACACGGTTTTGGGACCCAGAGGACAATACACATACCACCACCTTCCATCCGGCTCTATGGATGTGAATGCCAAGTTGCTGCTTGGGCCTGGAATGACGATGTTCGTTCCAGACCTGCTAAAAGAGATTGCGGACTGTGGAGTTCAGCCTGACCGCTTGTTCATCGATCCGCACGCGATGATCATCGAACAGGCGGATAAGGAAGCAGAGGCACGTGTGAAAAGCGCGATCGCATCGACTGCTAGTGGAAGCGGAGCCGCCGCGGCGCGCCGGATCAATGACCGGGGTTTGACGACAGTAAGACTTGCTAAAGACGTTCCGGAACTCGCGCCGTACGTTGGCGAGAAGGAACCATATCGCGGCTCGACGATGCGTCAGCTAGAAATTGCCTACCGCAAGCGCCAGTCGGTCTTGTTGGAGGGCACACAGGGTAGTGGGCTCAGCATTTTCCATGGCAGCTATCCCCATGTAACCTCGCGAGATACGAACGTCGCAGGTTGTCTGGCAGAGGCGGGCATATCGCCTAATCGAGTGCGCCGAGTACTTATGGTAGTGCGCCCTACACCCATTCGAGTGGGAGACCCCGATGGCGATCAGAATGCCACGTCAGGTCGTTTGAAGCACCAGACAAGCTTCCGCGAAATCGCAGACGAAGTTGAGCTAGACGCGGAGGAAATGGAAAAAAACGAAAAGACCTCAACGACCCGGCGCAACAGGCGAGTCGGATGGTTTGAATGGGAACAATTTCGCCAAGCCTGCGCATTAAATGCGCCGACCGATATAGTGCTAGCGTTCGCAGACTACTTACACGGGAAAAATCGTGATGCGAGGAGATTCGAACAACTATCCGCCAAAACTATCAATTTTGTCGAGGAACTAGAGCGCGTAGCCCAGGCTCCAGTCTCACTTATCAACACACGCTTTCCACGTGGGCCCGATGCAGAGGGCGATATCCGAACAATTATTGATCGAAGAAACTGGACGGCACGAGTCTCCTGACCGCCATGCAAATACAAGATTTCATCGCGCGATACCCCAAACTTTATCATATGGCGGAGCCCGGTAGCTGGCCTAGCATCCGCGAACGCGGACTATTGTCGACTACGGCCAGTCTGGACCAGTCAATAGTCACTACAGATCTGCGGACGCAGATCGAAAGCGCACGGCGACCTCAAAAAGTCGTTGTCAATTTGCGTGATGGGACGAACTTGGTGCTGCGCGACCAGAAGCCAATGAGTGATGCTCGTTTAACAAGTTGCTTGCTGGACGGGATTACGCCAAAGGAATGGTACGAATTCATAAACCGAAAGACATTCTTCTGGGCAACACAAACACGCTTGATCACGCTGCTTGAAGCTTATGCTGAAAGCGAACACGACATCCTCATAGTAGATACCGCGTCGCTCGTCGCAGCTCACGAGGCGCGTATTTCGCTATGCCATATGAATTCAGGCAATACAACACCCTGGGCACATCCCCGTAACTACGAAGTTTTTAAAACAATTGCCTCTTACCCGGCCACGCCACGTGGACGCCCGCACAAAGAAGTGGCCGAGGTAGTGGTCGACTACGCTGTACCAGATATTCATTGTCATGTGACTGCTGTGTGCCGCATGCGGGGTGCTAGGGTAACAAGCAAGATGCCATATGACTAAACTGACAAACCCTGAATTACCTCCGGTTTTGCAGCTCCTTTCAGCGAAGTGCAAGTCACGCTGCACGACGTGCATCCTGACAAAGAGCCCTCTGTCCTTGAATGCTTGACTTATGAGAAGGACGGCACTCGGGGCTTAACCTCACGAAAATTGGCCTTGACGAGAAATTCCCCCGAAATCGAGCCATTCTTCGAGACATTGAATCGGCGTCACACAGGTACGCTGACTGCTCGAATACCTTACACCGCCGCCCAATGCTTCGAAATTGCCTTATTTGTCTACTCTGCGCTACCTTACTCCCTGGCTGTATGTCCACGCAGCAACGTGAAGCGCTCTACTGGGAAGATTGGGCACTAGCAGAGGCGCAGGCGGGACGAATGTCGCCGAGCAACTATTACCAAGGAATTTATGATCGATTGAGTGCGATGCCGCAGATGGACGGTTCAAAACTGACTCTTGATTTGTTGATTCACGCTATTGATATCTCAAAGAAATTCGAAGCGGGCCAAATTTCGCTAACGGATTATTCGACCTATATTGTGGAGCTACAAAGTGCCATTGCGTTAGTCCAGCGAGCAGTTCGCCAGCGGCGCAAGGCCGCAGCCTTGGCCGCCTACGATGAAATTCTGAATACGCTCGCCGCGTACGGCCTGGCTGAGAGCATTGCAGCCACTGCTCACGCCTCGACGTTTACCCTATCACCGCCCCTGCAAACCGGATGCATGTCCACACCGGCGCTGTATGGCACCAGTATCACCACTTCGTGTACTACACAGTAACGGTGAGTCCATACCGATTCGACCTAGCGCCCCGTATCACACATATATCGTGGCAGATCAAGGACTTCGGCCACCGTGGTTCATCCCCGTTTAACTGCCATAACGCTTTCAAGCGCCATTCAGTCTGCCTCTCGAGCCTAAATCTAATGCGCATATCGCTGATCGGAACTGTCCACGCCGAAAGTGGACACGCCAACTTGGCGGAATTGCGGACGATTCTTGAACGCCTTCAGCCTGACGTCATCTTTGCTGAAATTCCTACTGCCAATCTTCCTAACTATCTCGACGGCTCTCACGGCAATCTCGAGTCTGCTGCCGTTGCCCTCTATCGGAAGCACTGTCCAGTCGACGTTATACCTGTGGACTTAAACAGACCGAACGACGAGTTCTTCAGAAAATCTCAGGAGATGTTCGAAAAGGTCGAAAGAGCGAGCCCTGCATATCGCCGCCTGATGGATCAGAACAGCCTCGACACACGAGATCACGGTTTTCCATACCTTAATAGCGATCGCTGCGCCCGAGCATGGGCAGCCATCTATGACGAAGTGTATGCAACCGTTGGATGGATCGGCGAGGCCAGATTGCGGCAGATCTACGCTCTGTGGAGCGAGACAAATGACCGTCGCGAGACTGGCATGCTAGATAACATCAATGGCTATTGCATCCGCTGCGCACTCTCTCATGGAGTGCTTCTCCTTGGTGCTGGACACAGGAAAGCCATGGTGGAGAAGGTGCAGGAGCAACGAGGCGTCGGTGCACCGGGAATCTCATGGAACCTTGAAAGTTCTTTGGATTAGGCAGTGTGAGGAGATATCTGCTGCTGGCCGATAGCCGTCGGTACTGGTACACGGTTTGCAATCCCAAGCGGTCAATCGTGGATCCATAGCATGGTCCCACCGGAAAACGCGACTGACGCGGGATGCATCGCTGGAGAGCACGGCCGATAACCAAATCAGGGCGGAACGGGTGGGATCGACTTATAAACGGCTTCTGCCAACCGGACCGACCGCA is from Bordetella petrii and encodes:
- a CDS encoding ABC transporter ATP-binding protein translates to MKALEVQQLNTFYGKSHILHGIDIEVNEGELVTLLGRNGAGKSTTLRSIMGLTPARAGHVKIFGTDSTHLPPFRIAGLGVGLVPEGRRVFSNLTVEENLKVPVDRPGPWNIARVYKAFPRLAERKGHKGGQLSGGEQEMLSIARVLLLNPRLLMLDEPSQGLAPLIVQNVFDIIVAARNEGAAVLLIEQNVRAAIGVADRAYVLDRGTITYSGVASEFGKDEQRVQELAGASAQKWEFPED
- a CDS encoding branched-chain amino acid ABC transporter permease translates to MNISKHYQWILWAVLLSMPYWITALGGYTDLATRLLVIGLAAMATNLLVGHTGVNSFGHAAYFGLGAYATGLTLKYLMPSTPAAFVVGVLVGTLGGMLIGALIVRLRGIYFALATIAFGQVFYFIAFRWNSVTGGDNGLRGFHRLAIDLGFVEFDITSSLAFYYVALAVLALCAYAMATILRSPFGHTLQAIRENERRAQFLSIPVNRHIWIAYTISCFFVSVAGSLYALLNNFASPHDLYWTQSGDFVLMAVIGGMRSFWGPLLGAAIFVLAQDYLSGVTQDWMFFIGMIFVLVVLLIPRGIAGLFQRRAQ
- a CDS encoding ABC transporter permease subunit codes for the protein MTQLILFNIFNGLVIGAFYALMALGLSLIINLTNVINFAHGEFLALGGYIAFTLDPYLGFWWALIVSPFITAIIGLIVERVLIRPLYNRDPLYSLLLTFGLAYVLQDSIRFIWGAQGLPLQTPAILNSPLSPTLFFLTGYRVFMVALVAAAVTVLFYVLKKTRVGMRIRAGTLDLEMVSALGVDVRILRNLNFGLGIFFAGLAGVLAAGMLGLTPTIGEALIMPSFVAVIVGGLGSLVGTLFGGLVIGVAAGVVTVFYPSASEASIYVIMAIVLLFRPYGLFGEKGGTKL
- a CDS encoding LysR family transcriptional regulator — encoded protein: MKTNLSDLNAFVAVVAAKGFRGGARQSGASASAVSEAVRRLETQLGVRLLHRTTRSVVPTEAGQRLLERLAPALGEVEAALDVVNHFRDRPAGTLRLNVPVSAVRLVLPAIVPGFLAAYPDIVLHVVADDNFVDVLAEGCDAGIRYDERLEQDMIAVPIGPRVQRFACAAAPGYLKRHGRPRHPREILEHSCLRFRFHSGVMPAWEFKRKKEMLKLDPPAKLIVQAGAAVDLAIEAAAAGTGMIYLFEDWLRPYLDRGELEPVLEDWWPEFSGPFLYYPGRRLVPAALKAFVEYVRECNINQGQALV
- a CDS encoding ABC transporter ATP-binding protein; this translates as MSLLQVHNVSQHFGQLVAVNDVSLTVEPGELHAIIGPNGAGKTTFFNMISGFYRPTRGRIVFDGADVTDVQPQNRVAMGMARTFQITEVFRELTVRENLRVAVEVTQGLRLKLFRSRQQARETEDRIDELLDLGGLTDKAERLVGELSHGDQRSAEIMMALALKPKLLLLDEPAAGMGNKETYETALLIRKLHRAQKLTIVLVEHDMRVIFNLADRITVLTEGEVLEQGTPEQIAASEKVQVAYLGESHEGA
- a CDS encoding ABC transporter substrate-binding protein, producing MNDRVDDISNSKGISRRTLLKMAATTGAAAIVSPRIVMAAGEQPVKFGVDNPVTGTYAITGRNELQGMQLAIEEINAKGGILGRQAVLVVEDSTSGDAGVAVQKARKLIDRDKVDFLIGNVNSGLTEAISQVAHAKGVFMLDPGGHADPITGTECHWNVFQTCPSTTLLVNAIAPDLIKRFGKKFYFLVPDYAFGHGLLQAYNANLKKYGATNVGADLIPLGTADYSSYLIKAQSASPDVIVILQNGDDQTNVLKQAVQFGLDKRFHIAGANIELETLEALPPNARIGNWVIEWYWNQPDVPHVQAFVDAIKKKTGRVPTARTWFGHTSIHACALAAAKAKSLDAVKMARALDGLVLPPEVALQPGQAVYRADQHLLIGTLWAGHAQTQGKGDDDLFHIDTIIDSKTIAPTIAEAGCKMSWPT
- a CDS encoding aldo/keto reductase family oxidoreductase codes for the protein MNHVDQAGTYLLGERKVSRMGYGAMQLAGPKVFGPPKDRAAAVAVLRAAVESGVTHIDTSDFYGPHITNQIIREALSPYRPDLTMVTKVGAVRDDQANWLPAYSPRALTQAVHDNLRNLGLDVLDVVNLRIMFDVHGPAEGSIEEPLAVLAGLQQQGLIRHIGLSNVTAAQLAQGRGLCPIVCVQNHYNLVHRGDDALIDALAGDGIAYVPFFPLGGFSPLQSAGLSQVAQDLGATSMQVALAWLLRRSPNILLIPGTSSLAHLQENLAAGSLALPAGAMAALDRVAAQD